A window from Megalops cyprinoides isolate fMegCyp1 chromosome 8, fMegCyp1.pri, whole genome shotgun sequence encodes these proteins:
- the LOC118781999 gene encoding E3 ubiquitin-protein ligase Siah1, with amino-acid sequence MDEDMSRQTAAALPTGTSKCAPSQRVPTLSGTTASNSDLASLFECPVCFDYVLPPILQCQSGHLVCSNCRPKLTCCPTCRGPLGSIRNLAMEKVANSVLFPCKYASSGCEVTLPHTEKAEHEELCEFRPYSCPCPGASCKWQGSLDAVMPHLMHQHKSITTLQGEDIVFLATDINLPGAVDWVMMQSCFGFHFMLVLEKQEKYDGHQQFFAIVQLIGTRKQAENFAYRLELNGHRRRLTWEATPRSIHEGIATAIMNSDCLVFDTSIAQLFAENGNLGINVTISMC; translated from the exons ATGGACGAAG ATATGAGTCGCCAGACTGCCGCAGCGCTGCCCACAGGAACCTCCAAGTGCGCCCCCTCCCAGCGAGTCCCGACGCTGTCCGGCACCACGGCCTCCAACAGCGACCTGGCCAGCCTGTTCGAGTGCCCTGTGTGCTTCGACTATGTGCTGCCCCCTATCCTGCAGTGCCAGAGCGGCCACCTGGTCTGCAGCAATTGCCGGCCCAAACTCACTTGCTGCCCCACCTGCCGAGGCCCCCTGGGCTCCATACGCAACCTGGCCATGGAGAAGGTGGCCAACTCGGTGCTGTTCCCCTGCAAGTACGCCTCGTCGGGCTGCGAGGTCACgctgccacacacagagaaggcCGAGCACGAGGAGCTGTGCGAGTTCCGGCCATACTCCTGCCCCTGTCCCGGCGCCTCCTGCAAGTGGCAGGGCTCTCTGGACGCCGTCATGCCCCACCTGATGCACCAGCACAAGTCCATCACCACGCTGCAGGGCGAGGACATTGTCTTCCTGGCCACGGACATCAACCTGCCGGGCGCCGTGGACTGGGTGATGATGCAGTCCTGCTTCGGCTTCCACTTCATGCTGGTGCTGGAGAAGCAGGAGAAGTACGACGGCCACCAGCAGTTCTTCGCCATCGTGCAGCTCATCGGCACACGCAAGCAGGCCGAGAACTTCGCCTACCGCCTGGAGCTCAACGGCCACCGTCGCCGGCTCACCTGGGAGGCCACGCCCCGCTCCATCCACGAGGGCATCGCCACGGCGATAATGAACAGTGACTGCCTGGTGTTTGACACGTCCATCGCACAGCTGTTTGCCGAGAACGGGAACCTGGGCATCAACGTCACCATCTCCATGTGCtga